A genomic stretch from Myripristis murdjan chromosome 12, fMyrMur1.1, whole genome shotgun sequence includes:
- the lrrtm4l1 gene encoding leucine rich repeat transmembrane neuronal 4 like 1: MKWESWGSYEAKFPKDISSKKRCGWTDVITAVKMIEVVNSVVGPLMCDGRLAHLLFPLLILLQAPLLFSFGERTCPNNCRCEGKIVHCESAGFLDVPENISVGCQGLSLRYNDLHTLLPYQFAHLNQLLWIYLDHNQISSLDSRAFQGVRRLKELILSSNKITSLHNATFHGIPNLRSLDLSYNKLEVLQPGQFHGLRKLQNLHLRSNGLTNIPIRAFLECRSLEFLDLGYNRIKALTRTTFLGLQRLMELHLEHNQFSRINFFLFPRLANLRSLYLQWNRIRVVNQGLPWTWYTLQKLDLSGNEIQTLDPAVFHCLPNLQILNLESNKLSNVSQEAVSAWISLTSISLAGNMWDCGTGICPLVAWLRNFRGSKDTTMICSSPKRLQGEKIMEATRNHGICEETDYFQTETASPMPELYSEATPDLTFATTSDSPPLLPTTTLGRVPPSRPKPIPHPTFPGRVSKNPRDSAPHTRPSLNSWFITPPPELEHMSLHKVVVGSVALFFTMSLILTIIYVLWRRYPDAARLLHQRSMVGRKRRKKSPEPEQNLSSQLQEYYMSYNPAATPDALEVLGNGTGSCTCTISGSRECENEYTCPRPLPGAWLGDMPTIH; this comes from the exons ATGAAATGGGAGTCATGGGGAAGTTATGAAGCTAAGTTCCCCAAAGATATCAGCAGTAAGAAGAGGTGTGGATGGACAGATGTTATCACTGCTGTGAAGATGATTGAGGTGGTGAATTCTGTAGTGG GTCCATTGATGTGTGATGGACGGCTGGCAcacctcctcttccctctgctcATCCTCTTGCAGGCTCCCCTGTTGTTCAGTTTTGGTGAGCGCACATGTCCCAATAACTGCCGCTGTGAGGGGAAGATTGTCCACTGTGAGTCAGCTGGCTTTTTAGATGTCCCAGAGAACATCTCAGTGGGCTGCCAAGGTCTCTCACTGCGCTACAACGATCTGCACACCCTACTTCCTTATCAGTTTGCTCATCTCAACCAGCTCCTCTGGATTTACCTGGATCACAATCAGATCTCTTCTCTGGACAGCCGGGCGTTCCAGGGGGTTCGCAGGCTGAAAGAGCTAATCCTCAGTTCCAACAAGATCACATCTCTGCACAATGCAACATTCCATGGTATTCCCAACCTTCGCAGTCTGGACTTGTCATACAACAAATTGGAGGTGCTGCAGCCAGGTCAGTTTCATGGCCTACGAAAGCTGCAAAACCTACACCTACGCTCCAATGGCCTCACCAACATCCCAATTCGAGCATTCCTTGAGTGCCGAAGTTTGGAGTTTCTGGATCTGGGCTATAATCGAATCAAGGCTCTAACCCGTACCACCTTCTTAGGACTACAGAGGCTGATGGAGCTACATCTGGAGCACAACCAGTTCTCAAGGAtcaacttttttctgtttccacgTTTAGCTAACCTGAGGTCTCTCTATTTGCAGTGGAACCGCATCCGGGTTGTCAACCAGGGCCTCCCGTGGACTTGGTACACTTTGCAAAAGTTGGATCTGTCTGGAAATGAAATCCAGAccctggacccagctgtgtTTCACTGCCTGCCCAACCTTCAGATCCTCAACCTTGAATCCAACAAGCTGTCCAATGTGTCTCAGGAGGCTGTGTCAGCCTGGATTTCACTGACCTCCATCAGCCTGGCTGGGAACATGTGGGACTGTGGAACTGGAATATGCCCACTTGTGGCCTGGTTGAGGAATTTTCGGGGCAGCAAAGACACCACTATGATCTGCAGCAGCCCAAAGCGTCTTCAGGGAGAGAAAATTATGGAAGCTACAAGGAATCATGGTATTTGTGAGGAGACTGATTACTTTCAGACTGAAACAGCCTCACCGATGCCAGAGCTCTATTCTGAAGCTACCCCTGACCTAACGTTTGCTACTACTAGCGACTCTCCACCCCTGCTACCAACCACCACCCTTGGTCGTGTCCCACCATCCAGACCAAAACCCATTCCTCATCCTACATTCCCAGGCCGTGTTAGTAAGAACCCTAGAGACTCTGCTCCCCACACTCGGCCCAGTCTTAACAGTTGGTTTATCACGCCACCTCCAGAGCTGGAGCACATGTCTCTGCACAAAGTGGTGGTGGGCAGCGTTGCACTCTTCTTCACCATGTCTCTTATCCTGACCATTATCTATGTGTTGTGGCGGCGCTACCCAGATGCAGCCAGGTTGCTGCACCAGCGATCCATGGTGGGGCGCAAGCGTCGCAAAAAGAGTCCAGAGCCAGAGCAGAACCTGAGCTCCCAGCTACAAGAGTATTACATGAGCTACAACCCTGCAGCCACACCAGATGCATTGGAGGTGCTAGGCAATGGCACTGGTTCCTGCACTTGCACAATCTCTGGCTCCAGGGAGTGTGAG